Genomic segment of Mucilaginibacter sabulilitoris:
CTTACCTGTTTTTAAAAGCCCAGGATCTGGAAAACAAGCCGGTTGCCGAAGTTGACGTAAATGCGCAGAGCAAAAAAGTATTAAAGACAGTAAATTGCCGTATCACTAACATAACCGCCGGTGCCGATTCTTTAAGCTTTATGTATCTGGCCAATTCACTCCCTTATCCGTTAGATACTATTCCGCGTGGCTGGGGTAACCGCAAGAAACAGGCCGATGCGCTGAAGGTGGTTCCGTTTACAAAGGAATTTAACCAGGAAACTTTAAGGGTTAAGGCTTTAAAAGCGGGCGATTACAAAGTGCTTATCGATGGTGAGCAGATTGGCCACTGGTCGGCACAGCAATTAGCCGACGGGATAAATATGGCCGAAATTACAACCACTCCCCAATATCAGCAGGCCATCCAGATCAGGGAACTGAATGAAGAGCGCTGGGATATTGAGCGCCGCACAAGAATGTATGTTTGGATGCATTATGATTTTTTAAAGGGAAAAGGCCTGTTGCATAATGACAGCAACAACGCTATGGACACTGTAAAAAAATATGCGGTGAAAGACGTGTTTGTGAACGGCAACAAAGATAACTATACGCGTGCCCGTTATAAAAGCCTGCGGGATGCCTGGCAAAAGGAAATGGATGTATTAGTCAACCAGATCTACGCTATCAATAAACCGCAAAATCATCGCATAACCATTGTTGCATCAAAATAATACATCCCCGAATTATTGATATGAATACGTATAAAAAATCAGTTCTGTTGTTTATTATCTGTTTAATTGCTTTTATAAAAGCCAATGCGGCTGTCGTTGATACTGTAATAACTCATAGCACATCGATGCATAAGGATATTAAGACTGTAGTTATTAAACCGGCCGGGTACTCTACCGCAAAGAAATTTCCAGTACTGTACTTGCTGCATGGTTTCAGCGGCAACTATAGCGATTGGATTCTTAAAGTACCGGCCATTACCAAACTGGCCGACCAATACCAGGTTATTATTGTTTGTGCCGATGGAAATTTCGCCGGCTGGTATTACGACAGTCCGGTTAATAAGGATTGGCAATATGAAACTTACGTAGGCACCGAACTGGTTAATTATGTAGATAAACATTACTCTACCATAGCCAATAGGAGCGGCCGTGCCATTACCGGCTTAAGTATGGGAGGACATGGCGCTATGTACATTGCCTTTAAACATCAGGACACTTTCGGAGCGGTTGGCAGTATGAGCGGTGCCGTAGATATAAGGCCGTTTTCTGATGCCTTTGGAATAGAGCAGGTGCTGGGTAAATACAGCGAGCACCCCGAAATTTGGGAAAAAAACAGTGTGATCAATATGATATATCTCCTAAAACCAAATTCGCTGGCCATTACATTTGATTGTGGCTATGATGATTTTTTATACCAGGTTAATTTAGCTTTCCATAACGAACTTTTGATGCGTAAAATTCCGCATGATTTTACGGTAAGGCCCGGATCACATACCTGGGAATATTGGGGCAATTCTATAGTTTACCAAATGTTGTTTTTTAGCCGTTACTTTAATAAAATAAAGTAGGGGATAGTGTTTTGAAGGCTTCTTTACCGGGCTTATAATATTAAGCCTGGTTTTTAAGCATTTTTTAAAATTTTGTATAGGTTTTATGCCAAAAAAATAAATTTAAAAAAAAGCTAAAAAAAATTTGCTAAATCGTTTTTATGATTTAAATTAGCAATCAGATTAACATCTGTTATAAACCAATAATATTTATATATATATTTTTTGAGCAAATCTGTTAAAAATTATGGAAATGCGCTAAATCGATTTTTCATTTTTTTGAAAATGACTTGTAGTGTTTTAATATGCTATGTAACTAAACCTATAATATGAAAAAAATTTACTCTCAGATTGTTACTTTTTGGGTATGCGGATTATTGCTTTTGGGGATTGCTTCCTGTAAAAAAGGAGGAGGGTTTCTTGCGCAAACTTCCACAACAGACTTAAACCAAACCTCCGTATTTGCCGATAGTGCGCGTACCGCCGGGTTTCTTGCAAACATATACTCAAACGTAGGTTTTAGCGCGAGCGCAACCAGGTTTGTTTATGATCCCCTGGGTAAAAAGGTTATTTGCGGAGGTCTGGATGCCGCATGTGATGAGTCGGAACCATCCCATGCTTTTTCAACAACAGCGTCAGCATTTGCAACAGGAACCGTTAATGCCGGTATTGTTGATGACGGCCCATATAAAACCTGCTATAGCAACATACGCTCGGTAAACCAGTTTTTAAAAAACCTTCCTTCGTCGCCCATAAAAGCACCCAATAAGGCGCTTATGGTAGCTGAAGCAAGATTTCTCAGGGCCTGGTATTACGCCATTTTATTAAAGCATTATGCTGGTGTACCCCTGGTTGGCGATAGCTTATTTACCTACGAAACACCTATAAATGTTAAACGCAGTACCTATGCACAATGTGTAGACTACATTACCTCTGAATGCGATGCAGCGGCACAGGTATTACCATTGGTACAAACCGGTGCCGACTATGGAAGAGCATCAAAAGGAGCCTGTTTGGCGTTAAAAGCAAGGGTTTTGCTTTATGCGGCAAGTCCGTTATTTAATGGCACAACACTGGTACAAGATGCAGGGGGCAATGCCGATCCAGCTTTGGTAGGCTATCCTGTTCATGATAATGGCCTGTGGAAAAAGGCCGAGGATGCCGCTGCTGTACTTGTAAAAAGTGTATATTCTTTAAATACCCTGCCTCCCAAAAATGTGGATGCATCGGCGCCCGGAGCCGGTTTTCAGGGGTTGTTTCCACAGCGCGAGAACAGCGAGTATATTTTTGAGTTTATGAGACCGGGTAATTCTGATCTTGAAAACCTGTTTCTGCCACCTTCAAGGAATGGAGCGAATGGTGCTTTTCCTTATCAGGGGCTGGTTGATGCATTCCCGATGAGTAATGGTAAGCTCATAACCGACCCAACATCCGGTTACAACTCGAATGATCCGTATGCAAACCGCGATCCACGCTTAAATTATAGCATTACTCATGACCAATCTATTATGCTGGTACGCCTGGGCAATGGTACTGTAGATGGCGTGGGGCCGGTAAACATATTTATAGGCAGCTATAACGGCAATGTTACCGGACAGGACGCGGTGAGGCAGGGAACACCCACCGGCTATTATTGCAATAAAATGCTCGACCCTGCAGCCACCTCATCATCGCTTCAGTTTAATACCTCACGTGTAATACCGTTGATGCGCTATGCCGAAGTTTTACTGAACTATGCTGAGGCTGCCAATGAATATGAAGGGCCTACGAACAATGTGTATGATGTAATAAATAGTATAAGGAAACGCGCGGGTCTGAATCCTTTTCAATTGCCGTCTGGGCTTAGCAAAGATGAAATGCGTAAATATATTCAAAACGAAAGGCGTATTGAGCTGGCTTATGAAGAGCATCGCTTCTGGGATGTGAGGCGGTGGAAAATTGCCGGCGAGACAGAAAATATCCAGGCGCAGGGAATGGAAGTAAGGCGTAACGGCACAAGTGTAACTTATAATAAGTTTAACGTCACCAAGCACAACTTCAGAGCGGCAATGTATTTATGGCCTTTCCCGCTTAGCGAAACCGGTAAATCTCCTTCGCTTGTGCAAAACCCCGGTTACTG
This window contains:
- a CDS encoding SGNH/GDSL hydrolase family protein, which encodes MMKKVFLTVLSLGILLHASAQKIAPFKAGDRIAFVGNSITDGGHYHSYIWLYYMTHFPNARITCFNAGIGGDAINQIYDRFDDDVFTKKPNILTLTWGMNDSGYFEWYRADAQDFMDKRIQGSYKYYGMLEEKLNQRPDIKKIFILGSPYDITSKFTTKNIYPKKDVAFSKIIDFQQEAAKKNGYGYVDFYHPMAAINAREQVKDSTFSLTPNDRIHPDNDGHLVMAYLFLKAQDLENKPVAEVDVNAQSKKVLKTVNCRITNITAGADSLSFMYLANSLPYPLDTIPRGWGNRKKQADALKVVPFTKEFNQETLRVKALKAGDYKVLIDGEQIGHWSAQQLADGINMAEITTTPQYQQAIQIRELNEERWDIERRTRMYVWMHYDFLKGKGLLHNDSNNAMDTVKKYAVKDVFVNGNKDNYTRARYKSLRDAWQKEMDVLVNQIYAINKPQNHRITIVASK
- a CDS encoding alpha/beta hydrolase produces the protein MNTYKKSVLLFIICLIAFIKANAAVVDTVITHSTSMHKDIKTVVIKPAGYSTAKKFPVLYLLHGFSGNYSDWILKVPAITKLADQYQVIIVCADGNFAGWYYDSPVNKDWQYETYVGTELVNYVDKHYSTIANRSGRAITGLSMGGHGAMYIAFKHQDTFGAVGSMSGAVDIRPFSDAFGIEQVLGKYSEHPEIWEKNSVINMIYLLKPNSLAITFDCGYDDFLYQVNLAFHNELLMRKIPHDFTVRPGSHTWEYWGNSIVYQMLFFSRYFNKIK
- a CDS encoding RagB/SusD family nutrient uptake outer membrane protein, encoding MKKIYSQIVTFWVCGLLLLGIASCKKGGGFLAQTSTTDLNQTSVFADSARTAGFLANIYSNVGFSASATRFVYDPLGKKVICGGLDAACDESEPSHAFSTTASAFATGTVNAGIVDDGPYKTCYSNIRSVNQFLKNLPSSPIKAPNKALMVAEARFLRAWYYAILLKHYAGVPLVGDSLFTYETPINVKRSTYAQCVDYITSECDAAAQVLPLVQTGADYGRASKGACLALKARVLLYAASPLFNGTTLVQDAGGNADPALVGYPVHDNGLWKKAEDAAAVLVKSVYSLNTLPPKNVDASAPGAGFQGLFPQRENSEYIFEFMRPGNSDLENLFLPPSRNGANGAFPYQGLVDAFPMSNGKLITDPTSGYNSNDPYANRDPRLNYSITHDQSIMLVRLGNGTVDGVGPVNIFIGSYNGNVTGQDAVRQGTPTGYYCNKMLDPAATSSSLQFNTSRVIPLMRYAEVLLNYAEAANEYEGPTNNVYDVINSIRKRAGLNPFQLPSGLSKDEMRKYIQNERRIELAYEEHRFWDVRRWKIAGETENIQAQGMEVRRNGTSVTYNKFNVTKHNFRAAMYLWPFPLSETGKSPSLVQNPGY